The Carassius carassius chromosome 28, fCarCar2.1, whole genome shotgun sequence region aaattgcctgagttttgagaacgtagcggacgtagaggattataatgtaaaaggagctcattcaaatactgaggtgctaaaccattcagagctttataagtaataagcaatattttaaaatctatgcgatgcttgatagggagccagtgcagtgttgacaggaccgggctaatatggtcatacttcctggttctagtaagaactcttgctgctgcattttggactagctgtagtttgtttactaagcgtgcagaacaaccacccaataaagcattacaataatctaaccttgaggtcataaatgcatggattaacatttctgcatttgacattgagagcataggccgtaatttagatatatttttgagatggaaaaatgcagttttacaaatgctagaaacgtggctttctaaggaaagattgcgatcaaatagcacacctaggttcctaactgatgacgaagaattgacagagcaaccatcaagtcttagacagtgttctaggttattacaagcagagtttttaggtcctataattaacacctctgttttttcagaatttagcagtaagaaattactcgtcatccagttttttatatcgactatgcaatccattagtttttcaaattggtgtttttcaccgggctgcgaagaaatatagagctgagtatcatcagcataacagtgaaagctaacaccatgtttcctgatgatatctcccaagggtaacatataaagcgtgaagagtagcggccctagtactgagccttgaggtactccatactgcacttgtgatcgataggatacatcttcattcactgctacgaactgatggcggtcatataagtacgatttaaaccatgctaatgcacttccactgatgccaacaaagtgttcaagtctatgcaaaagaatgttgtggtcaattgtgtcaaacgcagcactaagatccaataaaactaatagagagatacacccacgatcagatgataagagcagatcatttgtaactctaaggagagcagtactatgatacggtctaaatcctgactggaaatcctcacatataccatttttctctaagaaggaatataattgtgtggataccagcttttctagtatcttggacagaaaagggagattcgagattggtctataattaactagttctttggggtcaagttgtggttttttgatgagaggcttaataacagccagtttgaaggatttggggacatatcctaatgacaatgaggaattaataatagtcaaaagaggatctatgacttctggaagcacctcttttaggagcttagatggtatagggtctaacatacatgttgttggtttagatgatttaacaagtttatacaattcttcctctcctatggtagagaatgagtggaactgttcctcagggggtctatagtgcactgtctgatgtgatactgtagctgacggctgaatggttgcaattttatctctaatagtatcgattttagaagtaaagtagttcataaagtcattactgctgtggtgttgggaaatgtcaacacttgttgaggctttatttttcgttaatttagccactgtattgaataaatacctggggttatgtttgttttcttctaaaagagaagaaaagtaatcggatctagcagtttttaatgcttttctgtaggatatgttactttcccgccaagcaatacgaaatacctctagttttgttttcctccagctgcgctccatttttcgggctgctctctttagggtgcgagtatgctcattataccatggtgtcaaactgttttccttaaccttccttaagcgtaaaggagcaactttatttaaagtgctagaaaagagagagtccatagtttctgttacatcatcaagttgttctgaggttttggatatgctaaggaatttggatacatcaggaagataacttaaaaagcagtcttttgtgttagaagtgatggttcttccatacttgtaacaagaagtagaatttacaatttctgctatatgaattttgcaaagaactaaataatgatctgagatatcatcacttggctgaatactttcaacaccatcaacatcaattccatgtgacagtattaaatctagagtatgattttgacaataagtaggtcctgaaacgtgttgtctaacaccaatagagttcagaatgtctataaatgctgatcccaatgcatcgttttcattatcaaaatggatattaaaatcaccaactattaaaactttatctgcagccagaactaactcggatgtaaaatcaccaaactctttaataaagtctgtatggtgccctggtggcccgtatacagtagccagtacaaacataacaggggatttattattaacatttgtttctttggataatgttatatgaagtaccattacttcaaacgagttatacttgtagcctgccctctgagaaatcctgaaaacgttgttataaattgaagcaacacctccaccctttgccttttagacgtggctcatgtttataacagtaatcttggggggtggactcatttaaaataatgtaatcatcaggttttagccaggtttctgtcaaacagagtacatctatattatgatcagtgatcatattatttacaaaaagtgttttcgtagaaagggatctgatattcaataagccaagctttatcatttgtttatccatattgcttctgttttttatttgttgaacctcaattaaattgttaatcttaacttggtttggacgttttttgtattttctagttcggggaacagacagtctctatagtgtgatatctaggtgaaagagtctctatgtgctgagaattaactgacctctgtgacgggaggcagctagcagacggtcggtttagccagtctgtctgcttcctgacctgggccccagttagtcaagtataaacactaaaactatttgccatatttctagagagaagagtggcgccaccccaggagtgatgaagaccatctcttttaaacaggtcaggtctgccccaaaagctcgtccaattgtctatgaaacctatgttattctgtgggcaccacttagacatccagccattgagtgatgacaatcggctatgcatctcatcaccacggtaagcagggaggggaccagagcatattacagtgtctgacatcgtgcttgcaagttcacacacctctttaatgttatttttagtgatctccgactggcgaagtcgaacatcattagcgccggcatgaataacaatcttactgtatttacgtttagcattagccagcacttttaaatttgccaagatgtcaggcgctctggctcccggtaaacatttgactatggtggctggtgtctctatattcacgttccgtacaatagaatcaccaataactagagcactttcatcaggtttctcagtgggtgcatcactgagtggggagaacctgtttaatgttttgatcggaacagaagcgcggtgttttgacccacgactacgctgcctcaccgtcacccagttgccctgctgctggggctctgtttccggaaccgaacaatgtacaggaatccctgagctagacgcatccaaagccgtatctagagccctaacattcttactgtcctcaattaaagtttcaacacttaaaggcagggtaggtaaaaaatgtataaaaaactttttttccaaatttgtttaatctttatttatatatcaatacataattaaaatgtaagtactctgaaaaagaaagtacaaaaattgagtgtctgtagacctctaacgactgttttaaagacagcccattatttccattcactccaccccctcccttctctgctccttccaaagccacgcccccaaAACACATGAGCGCGACTCCGACCACTAAGCTGGAAGACGCATTATTTACCTGAGACGAGCGGAGAAGAAGGAGCACAGTGCATGTAGTGACATCATGTCAGAAtcacatgtaataaaaataactttataattatgatatCATGCCAATTATATTAGTACTCACTATCAAGCTAGCATATTGATATTggtaaagtttaaaatatatattttttgattcgCTAACAGGCTAGTTATCTATAAGGCAAAGCTAAAAACAGGTTGCATGATACACGTTTTTCCATTACCATCATTTACACTGTGATGAAGATGAATTTCGTGTAAGATTCATTACATATACGTTTTTCTGCATTTAAGAGTTTCCATGATGAAAGCATTGTTGACTCTGATGAGGACTACACTCCAGAGACAAGTACCGCATCGTCAGCTCGAGGACAGGTCTGGGGTCGAGGGCGAAGCAGAGGAGGTCGTGCAAGAGGCCGTGCAACTAGGGTCCAAGGAAGTAGAGGCCGAGGACGGGGTGGTCGAAGTGCAGGGCAAGGAGCACTTCTTGGACAAGAGGACCTGCGTCGAGTTTTGGATCTTCAAGCTCAAACAAGGGCATGTGAACAGGTATATATGATCTGGAGTGTAATGTGCACACAAGTCATCTCAGAGAACACGaagctatataaaaataaaataaaaaattgaatcaTGTTGACAAATGTTCTGTGTAATCAcaccaatatttacattttttccattgcAGGCCAGAATTCGAGGACTGAGCCTGGAACAAGCACATCAAGTCCTGGAGCTCTGCCTGACGCGTGACCCAAGTCTTATGTTTGATGTTCTGGAAAGGATGTCAGAAAATGCTCCTCCACCAGGCCCTCTTGTGTCAGGGCAACCCGCTTGGTGTGTCTGCCAGCGGTGCAGAGGAATGGCCACATTTGTAGAACAAAAGTGCTGTGGACAACATCCCGATTATTGTATTTCCATACTGCCACACATGGAAGCCTACATTTTGGAAGAGGGTGTTCTGCGCCTTGCCAGACGTATCTGGAATGACATTCGTGCATTGACTGATAATCCAGAACCAGGACAGAGTAATAGACAGTTTCGTCATGCAGCATACAGGCAATTTGTAGTGTGGCAGTATGGAGCATTGGGACAGGGTCACAGAGTCGTGATACCAAGTTGCTGCGTCTGGAAGATACGCGATCGTTATCCTGATCCACTGCAACAGTACAGAGGTTTTATTCCTAGTAGAGTCTAAGAGTCTAGAGTGCTTTAGAGAACTGTCCATCTATTGTGTGGATGAATACATATACATAGTTTCTGTGTTTTACATTCtacaatattacaattattttttttgtgtggtatactattttctttgtttatttttaaataaaatttttttactgaaaatgataaattaattctTTACACTTGCAATAGAAACCacatttgattacaaaactaaatgtatgtattatttCTGCAATAAGGACAACCAAATGTAGAATgtcacttttttatttctgtattactAAAGCTAGAAACTATAAtcacaaatataaaaaacattagcACAATCAACAATTACACATATAAGACATTGGGTTTCCAGAGGTATCTTGACTGGTAGATGGGTCAGACTTGGGACGTAGCATCACATCAGCTATGGTCCTGTGGAGATTATTCATTGTTTCGGCAGCGATTGACCTATACATAGAATATAATAATTATCTCTCTGACATGATTACcacatttcaaaaacaaacacattactgttaaatattataacgttatatatataatctattatgGGAGAAGAGTTTTATTTGATTGTGTGTTTATCTTGGCCATAAATGATCGTTAttctacacctttttttttttttttacttagtttgCCAAAATCATATTTACTACTACATTTGTCTTGGATGATAAAGTCACCGACGTGATATTTGGGTTGTATCATGACTTTTATATAACCACTTTAGATTATAATAACAGTTTATGAGTTTGATATGTTACAGTTAAAATTGTGTAATATGTATTGTTGAAATTTAAAttcacataaattttttttttcaataaatccaTATAGCTCATAAAATAGCTGGTACTACTAGAGGTACCAGTATTTAAAGAACTCACCTAACCCTCTGCTGACTTGAATTTGCAATAGCTCCTGTGTTGATGGAGCAGGTGCACCAGACAGTACGCCATGTTGACGGGGATCATCAGGTCTCCTGGTTCTGCTTCTAGGCATCCCCTTATTAGCTGATATCCGTCGAAGGAGGATGGCACGCTGTAGGTCAGAGATGTAGCTGTAGTCCTTCTCCACCTTCAATGAGTATAACCTCCACTTCCTGGACTTTTTGTTGTACACCTTGCCATACCTGACAATATAGAGAAGTGTATCAGCTTAGTGAAAAGTTtacaatgtaacatttattttataaaaagaattCAAAACTTACTGAATTGTGCCATCAGCTTTTCTCCTGGCTGGTCTATGGAGATGATGGTTGTAATCGAGGCCAGCCAGCATGGTACGGGCAGCATAAACTGGTGGGGAAAAGCTGAAGCGCTTGCTGGCATACATCAGTATGTGGTTGTGAAACGACTCCAAATCTGCAGTTGACCTGAGTGCACATTagataaaaatacatacaatatattttttttataataatcttgTTCATGTAATATCGACGTCAATTACAGTAAAATGTCTTTCACACAGTTGATTTGACCATTTACAATATAGAGCTATATAAAGTTGCTTATGTACCTGAAATTCAGATACTTGGGGACGACCTTCAGCCAGCGTTCATCGAGAATAATTTCAGCCAGCCTCTCATGTGCCACTGAACCACTCTCAATCAATTCTTTATCTCTGTCGTCCAGCAAGGGGCCATGTTTACACTCACCAAGAGCCCACGTGTGTTCTCCTGTGACATGGTGCAAGACTCCCACCCACATGTCCTGtggtaaaacatttacaaactgatttcaAATTCTAATTGCATAAACAAGTCACAACAAGATTTTACACAAACAGCataaaaatttgtaatttttagatttaaaaagtgATGGACTAaagcattataaatgtaattgaatgccaaaagtaataacaaatacacataatatgtcacaacatttgtaaaataaatacccactatatcagttatttcatttttaaacctaTAAACCAAAACGGGTGATTATATAAGTTAGTTTAGTTTATGAAAAGAGATGCTTCAATTTCTTCTCTTTCTaaatattgaaaatgaaaaatatatcaaAGAAGAAAATACTCACAATAAACTCTTCATAGGTATCTGCCGTCTTACAGCAGTACCAGAAGTGATTGCAGATGTCTTTATTCCACATCTGGAGAATGGCACACCCCTTTTGCTGCCCTGCCTGGATGCATAAACAATTATTCTTTTGTGTTAGGTAAACTATGATTATGTCAACAGGATTAAAGATacaataatatatgtaaaaaataaataaaaaggtatggAAGGGTGCTGTTATGTAAGTTTTTATTGTGATCAGATGAAATTGATTACTGATGCGGATTTATTATACTTACTGCATGAATTTTTTTGCTCAGGTTTTTGGACCCATGCCAGACGTCCAGAGTGTGGTAGACTCCGCTGTCTCTGTATTTCCCTTTGTCTGGAGGACAAAAGCTAGGAATTTAATGCATACTCACCCAAAATAACCCAAAACAATATCATGTCATAATCAGAGTGATGTATTTTGTCTGTAATGAGTGCAGAAATTTGGGGTGCTTTACAAAAACCATAAAGACTGTAGTAAAGATGCTTACTGAAGAGAGCTGATATTTGAGAATGAGCATCAGTACAAATTTCAGTCAAGTTTATTTCTTTGCGGAGTGCCTCGAAGGTCTGTTGAAAGTCCTCTTTCTCCATTACAACAGAGTTCCTCATGGTCTCCCTCTTGTCGATGTTGACCATACTGATTATATGTTTAGTTTCATTTTCCATTGTTGAATATGTGCAATACTGTGCACAGAATCCAGGACTGTCCATCCGAGCATCACCTTTTATAAGGGAAAGCAAAAGAGCTAAATACTGTTCAACAATGACATACTCattttatacatacagtatataactgCATAAAATCACTGGGCAACCGTAGATGAGATTAGCTCTGTATAAGGCCGGTATATTTTACTAATGGAagattttgtaaaacaaacaacacaaacattTATACATCAAAGTGTCTGTTTCCATTTTACCAAGTGATGTTTAGTTACTGGTATTTCACCTATAGTGGGGTTGTCACCTTGACAGTGGTGCTGATTGTCGTTGACCCACACTGCCATCCTTTGAGTCAATAGGGTCACATGAGGCAAGGTGTAAAAAGAGGGTTATACATACAAATCAGAGGATCACATTCTATGTGGTTTAGCCATCATTCACACCTTGCCTCTTGTAAATGCATCTTTTGAAATATTCTGTACTCTCTTTTAATAGATAtcctgtttatttgtgtgtgtatgtgaatttaCCTAAGGCCACAATAGGCCCTTTGGACTGTATTTGGGCAATGATTTCAGCTCTCTTCTCCTTCCAGAATTCCTTCATGGTATCCACACAGTATGAGTCTTGTATTCGGAAAAAAGATGACTTCTCCACCATCCCCATATTCATAAATTTAAAGAGAAGAGAAATCTTGGCATAGTTGTTGCCAGACAGCAGTATGTTACACGCCAACATAAAGTCCCCAGCAAGCATTCCATATTTAAAATTGGGCTGTGAAGACCATTTCCAAACAGTGTGACCATTACAACATATCTGAAAAAGaaagacaattaaaaaaatatatttaacctaTATTacacatcaaaaacattttaaattgttcaaaacatGTTATCAATACAGTCACACAAAGTTCAGACCCATTCCACAATTGCAGCTGTACCCCTGGAATGGATGTTGACCTCAAATGGTTTATGTGCCCCACACTCTGCATTAGTGTTTGTGTCCTTAGCAGTACACATGTTCACAGGTAGAACAAGATATTCGGCAAGCAGCTTCAGACAACTGTGGTATGTTATAGATGCTGGCTGGCCAATTATGTCATCCTCAACCATGATTTTAGCAGTCTCTGGGATTGGATGTATGTCTGCAATAGTAGGGTCTTGGGAGTTGTCTTCAGCATCGTGCACAGTGTCCTCCATACTAATTGTTTGAAGGGAATCCAGACAAATCGGAGTCTTCAGAGCACCGCCAGTCCTGTTGtaacacaaatatttaaaaaatatctagcAAACATATGAATAACTTCAATATAATAGTCATACAGTATTGAACCTACCACACACAAATATGTGGCATATAgtcatcatcatcactgtcatCATAGTCTGTATCTATTTCCTTTGTTTCGTCTTCTTCAAATGATGACAGAGACTTTGTCTCCATATCAGGACACCAGGTGTCATCTTCCCACTCGATACTATGTAATAAAATTGGAAAATTATATTCAAtctaacaatataatttaaaacatctaTTCAGTCAACACAACAACTTACATTGagtttttaatgttgttaaattcatCTTCACTGATGACATCCAGATCCAGTGATGACATACTAAAGAGAGATAAAAAAGAAGATTTTATGTCACCATCACTGGTTGAAGTAATGATGGAGACAATAACTATAAAGtgaagtttgaaaaaaaatgtatacaaatgtcTCACTAATCAATACCTTGCATCTAATTCCTGAATGTTTTTATCCTGTACGCTGCTACTATCCAACTCTTCAACTCCAGGGACTGAGAAGTCATCATCTCtggaaaaatgacaataaaaacagataaacatGTTGATTGTTATAAAAACTGTCACTCGTTCACTGAACGACACAACATACAAGTCTCACCGGTCAGAAAGCGACTCAGAGACAATAGTGGATACAGGTGGTGGTGGCATTGTAAATCCACTTTTCGATGGTGTGGACGTTGATATGTCTTTCtcataactaataaaaaaaaacaaaaacaaatcaacacAACAATTACATCACATTTATAAAATGTCTTGATTACAGATAAACAGAGTAACATACACTCAAATATCAACTCACAACTGCATTGCAGACacaaaataataacacacacatacaacaaagtGTGTaggacacacacagatacaagaTAAAGACATCAGTAAACATAGGTagagaatataaaaacaaaacaaaggcgaAAAAAACGTGCAGGTAAACTTACAAGTGAACAAGGTAAAAAGAGTTAGACAGAGGGTAAATATAGTTCTAAGAAAAGTTCCTAGATGCGGAGTAACGttaggcctactatctgttaaaCATGCATTTAGTTATCTAAAGCAAAATTATGCACAATTCAACACTACAGCTATCAACTTGAGCTAggcctatagattatttatcgtctctactacggctcgctaagtaatgttatgttagctatattacgcagctacgtgtgctaatgacacatgcttcatgaaaaaataaacaaaaaaaatatgtatgatcaaaatacaaaaagaaagatttacctgtccagcagaaataaagccatcaaggagtcacttttcagccccttgagttccctcagttctcgccatcgctggaaagccacgccgatgttaattcgcgttttatttctttgtttatccaaagactttttgttcattgccttttcttggactgttactgtcttcctttttttgcctggtttgccttcactaactgcataggctggtactgtgaattttgcttgctgtttctctgccattgttttggtattcctaggttccgtgcctcttgaattcctcaaatcaaacgtgcgcgcgcaagtgggcaggtcatgtgtagcaaaagggtggttgccatggttgcgagagagtgacagtcgcctaagccaatcctatgttttgTCCCGAAAtggattaaacggtctagagtcactcgatttttatactctttttatcagagtacttacattttaattatgcattgatatatatagaaagtttaaacaaatttggaagaaagttgtttatacatttactacctaccctgcctttaatacaaCTCGTCctattgtctatgaaacctatgttattctgcgggcaccacttagacatccagccattgagtgatgacaatttGCTATGAATTTCATCagcacggtaagcagggaggggaccagagcatattacagtgtctgacatcgctCTTGCAGGTTCACAAACCTCTTTAATGTAGAGCATCATAagaacatcattagcgctggcgtgaataacaatcttactgaatTTACGCTTAGCATTAGCCAGTACTTTTAAATTTGCTAAGATGTCGGGCATTCTGGCTCTCGTTAAACAGAGgattatggggaagtcgtggcctaatggttagagagttggactcgcaatcgaagggttgtgagttcgagtctcgggccggcaggaattgtgggtggggggagtgcatgtacagtgctctcaacaccacgacttaggtgcccttgagcaaggcatcgaaccccaacggctccctgggtgccgcagcataaatggctgcccactgctctgggtgtgtgttcacagtgtgtgtgtgtgtgtgtgtgtgtgtgtgtgttcactgctctgtgtgtgtgcacttcggatgggttaaatgcagagcacttgGTGAATTCTTTGATTctatttttcagttttcaatttttAGATGCTTTATTGGCATGGAAAATATTTTGTACCTTTTCATTGCCAGAGCATTAAAGTATTGTTGCAAATAGGGATGTAACGGTATGAAAATTTCTTAtcatgattatagtgaccaaaattatcattataatgtgctggagatgttaaaaaagtacatacacatacatcacttaacaatgttttatatttaaaaatcaacaaacaacaaaaaaaattactttttgtttgcataatcactaaaacaaaaacattaccaATGATGTCCggattttaaatgacaacttGATTGATAACAGTTTAATAGCTTTCAAGATTGAGATGGTtatgtaaatgttcaaataaagctttgaaaaagtttaataaaaaggtagcttttaaataaagaaaagatgCAAGATTACAATTGCAGAAACACAGCTCTGCAGCTAAATTGTTTCACTATGCTTGAAAAATCTATGTTCTgttcagaaattatattaaacgaaaaatacatgcATAATACTAGA contains the following coding sequences:
- the LOC132108484 gene encoding uncharacterized protein LOC132108484, with product MAEKQQAKFTVPAYAVSEGKPGKKRKTVTVQEKAMNKKSLDKQRNKTRINIGVAFQRWRELRELKGLKSDSLMALFLLDSYEKDISTSTPSKSGFTMPPPPVSTIVSESLSDRDDDFSVPGVEELDSSSVQDKNIQELDASMSSLDLDVISEDEFNNIKNSIIEWEDDTWCPDMETKSLSSFEEDETKEIDTDYDDSDDDDYMPHICVWTGGALKTPICLDSLQTISMEDTVHDAEDNSQDPTIADIHPIPETAKIMVEDDIIGQPASITYHSCLKLLAEYLVLPVNMCTAKDTNTNAECGAHKPFEVNIHSRGTAAIVEWICCNGHTVWKWSSQPNFKYGMLAGDFMLACNILLSGNNYAKISLLFKFMNMGMVEKSSFFRIQDSYCVDTMKEFWKEKRAEIIAQIQSKGPIVALGDARMDSPGFCAQYCTYSTMENETKHIISMVNIDKRETMRNSVVMEKEDFQQTFEALRKEINLTEICTDAHSQISALFNKGKYRDSGVYHTLDVWHGSKNLSKKIHAAGQQKGCAILQMWNKDICNHFWYCCKTADTYEEFIDMWVGVLHHVTGEHTWALGECKHGPLLDDRDKELIESGSVAHERLAEIILDERWLKVVPKYLNFRSTADLESFHNHILMYASKRFSFSPPVYAARTMLAGLDYNHHLHRPARRKADGTIQYGKVYNKKSRKWRLYSLKVEKDYSYISDLQRAILLRRISANKGMPRSRTRRPDDPRQHGVLSGAPAPSTQELLQIQVSRGLGQSLPKQ